The Tepidibacter aestuarii genome contains a region encoding:
- a CDS encoding spore germination protein codes for MIKKIKNKILNKDKPTKLTKSLDENINIFKEAFKDNDTVIYRSFTDQSSNKRKYCAIFCDGMCDKPAINEYIIGPIMKNEESKNDIDDLLNYTICYSSMSKKDDVEQLIDAILYGDTILLCESDNQAVVFDTKDWKIRSVTEPESEVVVRGPREGFTESINVNLSLIRRKILNKDLKYKYKVLGKQTKTKVCICYMENIASDQIVKEAEKRLDDIDIDGILDTGYIEELIRDEPLSPFNTIGYTERPDVVAANLLEGRIALICDGTPVVLTLPFLFIEYFQSNEDYYNNFIYSSINRMLRYIGFFLTTSTPAIYLALVTYHQEMIPTPLLISISAAREGIPFPTIFEAIAMTFVFEVLREAGVRLPKPIGATISIVGALVLGDAAVNARFASAPIVIIIALTGISSFLVPKMLGPVLIIRVIFLLLASFLGLYGYIFGVIGLFIHLMSMRSFGVPYMMDLVSTKYQDIKDTAIRSPWWYMEYRPKFMGSKNRIRKKNSTR; via the coding sequence GTGATAAAAAAAATTAAAAATAAAATTTTAAATAAAGATAAACCTACTAAACTTACAAAATCGCTTGACGAAAACATAAATATATTCAAAGAAGCATTCAAAGATAATGATACTGTAATATATAGATCGTTCACAGATCAAAGTTCAAACAAAAGAAAATACTGCGCAATATTTTGTGATGGTATGTGTGATAAGCCAGCTATAAATGAATACATAATAGGCCCTATAATGAAAAATGAAGAATCAAAGAATGATATAGATGATTTATTAAACTATACAATATGTTATTCAAGTATGAGTAAAAAGGATGATGTAGAACAATTAATAGACGCGATACTCTATGGTGATACTATTCTTTTATGTGAATCTGATAATCAAGCAGTTGTATTTGATACTAAAGACTGGAAAATAAGAAGTGTAACTGAGCCTGAATCAGAAGTTGTAGTAAGAGGGCCTAGAGAAGGTTTTACAGAATCTATAAATGTAAATTTATCGTTGATAAGAAGAAAGATATTAAACAAGGACTTGAAGTATAAGTATAAGGTTTTAGGCAAGCAAACAAAAACTAAAGTATGTATATGTTACATGGAAAATATAGCATCAGACCAAATAGTTAAAGAAGCAGAAAAAAGGCTGGATGATATAGACATAGATGGGATATTAGATACTGGATATATAGAGGAGTTAATAAGGGATGAGCCCTTATCACCATTTAATACAATAGGCTATACAGAAAGACCAGATGTCGTTGCTGCTAATTTGCTAGAGGGAAGAATCGCTTTAATATGTGATGGAACACCAGTTGTGCTAACACTTCCATTTTTATTTATAGAGTATTTTCAGTCAAATGAGGATTATTACAATAACTTTATATACTCATCTATAAATAGGATGTTAAGATACATAGGATTTTTTTTGACGACAAGTACACCTGCTATTTATCTGGCTCTTGTTACATACCATCAAGAGATGATACCAACGCCACTTCTTATAAGTATATCTGCGGCAAGAGAAGGAATACCGTTTCCTACTATATTTGAAGCTATTGCTATGACATTTGTATTTGAGGTATTAAGAGAAGCAGGGGTAAGACTTCCAAAGCCAATTGGAGCTACAATAAGTATAGTTGGAGCCTTAGTATTAGGAGATGCAGCAGTTAATGCAAGATTTGCCAGTGCCCCTATAGTAATTATTATAGCTTTAACTGGTATTTCAAGTTTTTTAGTGCCTAAAATGCTAGGTCCAGTTCTAATTATAAGAGTAATATTTTTGTTATTAGCTTCATTTTTAGGACTATATGGATATATATTTGGAGTTATAGGATTGTTCATACATTTAATGTCTATGAGATCATTTGGAGTACCTTATATGATGGATTTAGTTAGTACAAAATATCAAGATATAAAAGACACAGCTATAAGATCCCCATGGTGGTATATGGAATATAGACCAAAATTTATGGGTAGTAAAAATAGAATAAGAAAGAAAAATTCCACTAGATAA
- a CDS encoding Ger(x)C family spore germination protein, with translation MIKLKKKIVFFIIPISMFILSGCWNYREINDVNIINGAAVDSFEEKEEYVLSIEIIKPLAGQDFKLEADVVSERGKSIFDAARNSVFHSGKRGYWPHAKVFVISQDIAKKGVVEVIDFINRDAEVRSDIWLLISQEKTAKEILECKTKLHSTISAHLEDKLKNKDSVSKFEAIELHQFLKDLAGEGISCTVPLVNIAAKGDQRVPEIYGMGVFKKDKLVGHINGEETMSMMLIKDKLKSGVFVVRNVDNTDTDCTLEIFKTKTKLEPVIKDGSMVMKIDSELDVGIGEIVGSTDLISEPGRKKLKAEAEETVKKELLKTIKRAQKDYDSDIFGFGNTIYRKMPNEWKKIKGDWDELFAHLKVDINVEVNIKGSALTSKPIKVGD, from the coding sequence ATGATTAAATTAAAGAAAAAAATTGTATTTTTCATAATACCAATTTCTATGTTTATACTTTCTGGATGTTGGAATTATAGAGAAATCAATGATGTGAATATAATAAATGGAGCAGCGGTAGACTCATTTGAAGAAAAAGAGGAATATGTTTTGAGTATTGAAATTATAAAGCCACTTGCAGGTCAGGATTTTAAACTGGAGGCAGATGTTGTATCGGAAAGAGGAAAATCTATATTTGATGCTGCAAGAAATAGTGTATTTCATTCTGGAAAAAGAGGATACTGGCCTCATGCTAAGGTATTCGTAATAAGTCAAGATATAGCTAAAAAGGGTGTTGTTGAAGTTATAGACTTTATAAACAGAGATGCAGAGGTAAGATCTGATATATGGCTTTTAATATCTCAGGAAAAAACGGCAAAAGAGATATTGGAGTGTAAGACTAAATTGCACTCTACTATATCTGCACATTTAGAGGATAAACTTAAAAATAAGGATTCGGTTTCTAAATTTGAAGCTATAGAATTACACCAGTTTTTAAAGGATTTAGCAGGCGAAGGAATTTCGTGCACAGTTCCATTAGTTAATATAGCGGCAAAAGGTGATCAAAGAGTTCCAGAAATATATGGAATGGGTGTATTCAAAAAAGATAAGCTTGTAGGACATATAAATGGAGAAGAGACAATGAGCATGATGCTTATAAAGGATAAATTAAAATCAGGTGTGTTTGTAGTAAGGAATGTAGATAATACTGACACAGATTGTACACTTGAAATATTTAAAACTAAAACAAAGTTAGAGCCTGTTATAAAAGATGGAAGTATGGTTATGAAGATTGATTCAGAATTAGATGTTGGAATAGGAGAAATAGTAGGAAGTACAGATTTAATAAGTGAACCAGGAAGAAAAAAACTAAAAGCTGAAGCTGAAGAAACAGTAAAAAAAGAGCTATTAAAAACTATAAAAAGGGCTCAAAAAGATTATGATAGTGATATATTTGGATTTGGTAATACTATTTATAGAAAAATGCCTAATGAATGGAAAAAAATTAAAGGTGATTGGGATGAACTGTTTGCACATTTAAAGGTAGATATAAATGTTGAAGTAAACATAAAAGGAAGTGCTTTAACATCAAAGCCTATTAAGGTGGGTGATTAA
- a CDS encoding fumarate hydratase → MRKVNTSDVLEAVKKMSISSNINLCKDVMHSFKESREKEESDIGRHILDTLIENAEEAKKNSMPICQDTGMAVVFLEVGQDVLFEGQNITDAINEGVRQGYKEGYLRKSVVEDPLIRNNTKDNTPAIIYYEIVKGDKVKITFAPKGFGSENMSRIKMLKPSDGIKGVEDFVIETVSNAGANPCPPIVVGVGIGGTMDKAAYMSKKALLREIGDNNKLDHIKDMEKRLLEKINDLGIGPQGLGGRTTALSVNIETFATHIAGLPVAVNINCHASRHEEIVL, encoded by the coding sequence TTGAGAAAAGTAAATACTAGTGATGTATTAGAGGCTGTAAAAAAAATGAGTATAAGCTCTAATATCAATTTATGTAAGGATGTAATGCATTCTTTTAAGGAAAGTAGAGAAAAAGAAGAGTCTGATATAGGAAGACATATATTAGATACTCTGATTGAAAATGCAGAAGAAGCTAAAAAAAATAGTATGCCTATATGCCAAGATACTGGAATGGCTGTAGTTTTTTTAGAGGTAGGTCAAGATGTTTTATTTGAAGGTCAAAATATAACAGATGCTATAAATGAAGGGGTAAGACAAGGATATAAAGAGGGCTATTTGAGAAAATCAGTAGTTGAAGATCCTTTAATTAGAAATAATACTAAAGATAATACACCAGCTATAATATACTACGAAATAGTAAAAGGTGATAAAGTTAAAATAACTTTTGCACCAAAAGGATTTGGTAGTGAAAATATGAGTAGAATCAAAATGTTAAAGCCTTCTGATGGGATTAAGGGAGTAGAAGATTTTGTAATAGAGACTGTATCAAATGCAGGTGCAAATCCTTGTCCTCCTATCGTTGTTGGAGTAGGAATAGGAGGAACTATGGATAAGGCAGCGTATATGTCTAAAAAGGCTTTGCTTAGAGAAATAGGAGATAATAATAAGTTAGATCATATAAAGGATATGGAAAAAAGACTTTTAGAAAAAATAAATGATTTAGGTATAGGGCCTCAAGGACTTGGAGGAAGAACTACAGCTCTTAGTGTTAATATAGAGACCTTTGCAACTCATATAGCAGGCCTTCCTGTTGCTGTTAATATAAATTGTCATGCATCAAGACATGAAGAAATTGTATTATAG
- a CDS encoding Fe-S-containing hydro-lyase yields MKKNIKLIRTPLDEKIVSDLKAGDIVHISGTIYTARDMAHKRLIECIEKDEEIPFDLNGSVIYYVGPSPNKPGEVIGSAGPTTSYRMDDMTIPLLERGLKGMIGKGYRKEEVIKGIKDNNCVYFAATGGAGAIISSCIKESKVILYEDLGAEAVRKLTVENFPVVVVIDSKGNNLYDIERKKYERK; encoded by the coding sequence ATGAAAAAAAATATTAAGTTAATAAGAACACCACTTGATGAAAAAATAGTTAGTGATTTAAAGGCGGGTGATATAGTACATATTAGTGGTACAATATACACAGCAAGAGATATGGCTCATAAAAGACTTATAGAATGTATTGAAAAAGATGAAGAAATACCATTTGACTTAAATGGAAGTGTAATATATTATGTAGGACCATCTCCTAATAAGCCAGGTGAAGTTATAGGTTCAGCTGGACCTACTACAAGCTATAGAATGGATGATATGACAATTCCTTTGCTTGAAAGAGGGCTTAAGGGGATGATAGGGAAAGGATATAGAAAAGAAGAGGTAATTAAAGGGATAAAGGACAATAATTGTGTATACTTTGCTGCAACAGGTGGAGCAGGTGCTATAATATCTAGTTGCATTAAGGAAAGTAAAGTTATACTGTATGAGGATTTAGGAGCTGAAGCTGTTAGAAAACTTACTGTTGAAAACTTTCCTGTGGTTGTAGTTATAGATAGTAAAGGTAACAATTTATACGATATAGAAAGAAAAAAATACGAAAGAAAGTAG
- a CDS encoding NAD(P)-dependent malic enzyme, with the protein MKDYNELALKLHKENKGKISVNSKIEVKNKDDLSTAYTPGVAMPCREIHNDENKVYDYTSKSNLVAVVSDGSAVLGLGNIGAKASIPVMEGKAILFKEFADVDAFPICLDTNDVDEIVKTVKLMESVFGGVNLEDISAPRCFEIENKLKKLLDIPVFHDDQHGTAIVVAAGIINSLKLTGKDIKDIEVVVNGPGSAGIAISKLLISMGVKNIVLCDKDGAIFEGKENMNWAQQEMAKITNKNDERGSLKDIINKKDVFIGVSAPNILTKDMVASMNDKAIVFAMANPTPEIMPDEAKEAGAFIIGTGRSDFDNQVNNVLAFPGIFRGALDVRASEINEEMKIAAALAIANTISDDELRADNILPKAFDKNVSHNVANAVKEAAIKTGVNNI; encoded by the coding sequence ATGAAGGATTACAATGAATTAGCGTTGAAATTACATAAGGAAAATAAGGGTAAAATATCTGTTAATAGTAAAATTGAAGTCAAGAATAAAGATGATCTATCAACAGCATATACTCCAGGGGTTGCAATGCCATGTAGAGAAATACATAATGATGAAAATAAGGTATATGATTATACATCGAAATCTAATTTAGTTGCTGTAGTAAGTGATGGTAGTGCGGTTTTAGGACTTGGGAATATAGGAGCAAAGGCATCTATACCAGTTATGGAGGGAAAGGCTATACTTTTTAAGGAATTTGCAGATGTAGATGCATTTCCAATTTGTCTTGATACTAACGATGTAGATGAGATAGTAAAAACTGTAAAGCTTATGGAGTCTGTATTTGGAGGAGTAAACTTAGAAGATATATCTGCTCCGAGATGCTTTGAAATAGAGAATAAATTAAAAAAACTTTTAGATATACCTGTATTTCATGATGATCAACATGGGACTGCTATAGTAGTTGCAGCTGGAATTATAAATAGTTTAAAGCTTACAGGTAAAGATATAAAGGACATAGAAGTTGTAGTCAATGGTCCGGGATCAGCTGGAATAGCAATATCTAAGCTTCTTATAAGCATGGGGGTTAAAAATATTGTTTTATGCGATAAAGATGGAGCTATCTTTGAAGGAAAAGAGAACATGAATTGGGCCCAACAGGAAATGGCAAAAATTACGAATAAAAATGATGAAAGAGGAAGTTTAAAAGATATTATAAATAAAAAAGATGTATTCATTGGAGTATCTGCACCTAATATTTTAACAAAAGATATGGTTGCTAGTATGAATGATAAGGCTATAGTATTTGCCATGGCAAACCCAACACCAGAGATAATGCCAGATGAAGCAAAAGAAGCAGGAGCATTTATAATAGGAACAGGAAGATCTGATTTTGATAACCAAGTAAATAATGTATTAGCTTTTCCAGGAATATTTAGAGGAGCACTAGATGTTAGAGCTAGCGAAATAAACGAAGAAATGAAAATAGCAGCAGCTCTAGCAATAGCGAATACTATATCTGATGACGAACTTAGAGCAGATAATATACTTCCTAAGGCATTTGATAAAAATGTATCTCATAACGTTGCAAATGCAGTGAAAGAAGCAGCTATAAAAACAGGTGTAAATAACATATAA
- a CDS encoding tryptophan transporter: protein MNLRKNILTALLLAIGFILHQIIPGVVAGMKFDLMLSIMVVAILINSEFKNAILTGVIGGFITAMTTTFPGGQIANVIDKMVTCIVVYFMIKLIGKYKEKQISIASIAFLATIISGSVFLISALFIVGLPAPFKTLFLTIVLPTSFANIFVTTLIYNCVNTAIRISGAKFVSR from the coding sequence ATGAATTTAAGAAAAAATATATTAACAGCTTTATTACTTGCAATAGGATTTATACTACACCAAATAATACCTGGTGTTGTAGCTGGGATGAAATTTGACTTGATGCTTTCTATTATGGTTGTAGCCATTTTGATAAATAGTGAATTTAAAAATGCTATTTTAACAGGGGTTATAGGTGGATTTATAACGGCTATGACTACTACATTTCCAGGCGGGCAAATAGCTAATGTTATAGATAAAATGGTAACTTGTATAGTAGTTTACTTTATGATTAAACTAATAGGCAAATATAAAGAAAAGCAAATAAGCATAGCCTCAATAGCATTTTTAGCAACTATAATAAGTGGAAGTGTATTCTTAATTTCAGCACTTTTCATAGTAGGTCTTCCTGCTCCATTTAAGACTTTGTTTTTAACTATAGTTTTACCTACATCTTTTGCAAATATATTCGTAACTACACTTATATACAACTGTGTGAATACTGCTATTAGAATATCTGGGGCAAAATTTGTGAGCAGATAA
- the aroE gene encoding shikimate dehydrogenase: MYNVTIGDDNMINGSTKLACLIGQPVEHSFSPNIHNCLFEKYNINSKYMCFDVDKDSLKDAIMAIKALKINAANVTIPHKVDIMNYLDDIDTNARLIGAVNTIKNDNGKLIGYNTDGIGFVNSVLDKGYEIKDKKVMILGAGGAARSIAVEIASNNAKFIEIRNRSIDKAQNITNTIKENFKSIVKTGDISISKEDLENIDILINTTSLGMSPDVDKLPIDKTIKLDKEILVCDIVYNPKETRFLKWAKENNLDTLGGIDMLINQALEAFYIWTGVRPDREYLSQVEELRF; encoded by the coding sequence ATGTATAATGTAACTATAGGAGATGATAATATGATAAACGGAAGTACAAAACTAGCATGTCTTATAGGGCAGCCAGTTGAACACAGTTTTTCACCGAATATTCATAATTGTTTATTTGAAAAATACAATATAAATTCAAAGTATATGTGCTTTGATGTAGACAAAGACTCTTTAAAAGATGCAATAATGGCCATAAAAGCACTAAAGATAAATGCTGCTAATGTGACTATACCTCACAAGGTAGACATTATGAACTATTTAGACGATATAGATACTAATGCTAGGTTAATAGGAGCAGTTAACACTATAAAAAATGACAATGGAAAATTGATAGGATACAATACAGACGGAATTGGATTTGTAAATTCAGTACTTGATAAGGGCTATGAAATAAAAGATAAAAAAGTAATGATACTAGGGGCAGGAGGTGCAGCTAGAAGTATAGCTGTAGAAATAGCAAGTAATAATGCAAAGTTTATTGAAATTAGAAATAGAAGCATAGATAAAGCTCAAAATATAACCAATACTATAAAGGAAAACTTTAAATCTATTGTAAAAACAGGGGATATAAGTATAAGTAAAGAAGACTTAGAGAATATAGATATATTGATAAATACAACATCACTAGGTATGTCTCCTGACGTAGACAAGCTTCCAATAGATAAGACAATAAAGCTTGATAAAGAAATTTTAGTATGTGATATAGTGTATAATCCAAAAGAGACTAGATTTTTAAAATGGGCAAAAGAGAATAACCTAGACACTTTAGGTGGAATAGATATGCTTATAAATCAAGCACTTGAAGCTTTTTATATATGGACTGGAGTAAGACCTGACAGAGAATATTTGTCTCAAGTTGAAGAACTTAGATTTTAA
- a CDS encoding potassium channel family protein: MITIFIHAIKTLHISLEKSNIYKLLTVGLISLFTCSAAFYFYESPINPDLSFGDSLWWGFVTCTTVGYGDYYPVTLGGRIIGIILMLVGISAFGFITAAVASVFIENKLKEGLGLMDIKFKNHIAIIGWNNKSQIILQELIQDNPDEKVVVIDEIEKLVLEHKNTFFVHGDATKDETLTKANIENAHTVIVVADEKLSSMADAKSVLICLAVDKLNTNIHLIAEVLNEENVTHFQRANVNDIIISNQMSSRVMVRSALYKNVSRALKELLTSAYGNEIYECKVKNEDIGIPFKNLVSKYIEKYNAVILGIANKDVLLNPDKDHIINKDDTIIYISKEKL, encoded by the coding sequence ATGATAACTATTTTTATTCATGCAATCAAAACATTACATATATCATTAGAGAAAAGTAATATTTATAAACTGTTAACTGTAGGATTAATTAGTTTATTTACTTGTTCGGCAGCGTTCTACTTTTACGAAAGTCCTATAAATCCAGACTTGAGTTTTGGTGATTCACTATGGTGGGGTTTTGTAACTTGTACTACTGTTGGTTATGGAGATTATTACCCTGTAACATTAGGTGGACGCATAATAGGAATAATTCTTATGTTAGTAGGTATAAGTGCATTTGGATTTATCACCGCTGCAGTTGCATCAGTTTTTATTGAAAATAAATTAAAGGAAGGACTGGGACTTATGGATATAAAATTTAAAAATCATATTGCTATTATTGGTTGGAATAATAAAAGTCAGATTATATTGCAAGAATTGATACAAGATAATCCCGATGAAAAAGTTGTTGTTATAGATGAAATAGAAAAACTTGTACTTGAACATAAAAATACTTTTTTTGTACATGGGGATGCTACTAAAGATGAAACTCTAACAAAAGCCAATATTGAAAATGCACATACGGTAATTGTAGTTGCTGATGAAAAGTTAAGTAGTATGGCTGATGCTAAATCAGTTCTAATATGTTTGGCAGTGGATAAGCTAAATACTAATATACACCTAATTGCAGAGGTATTAAATGAAGAAAATGTAACTCATTTTCAAAGAGCAAACGTTAATGACATTATAATAAGTAATCAAATGAGCAGTAGAGTAATGGTAAGAAGTGCTCTTTATAAAAACGTAAGCCGCGCTTTAAAAGAACTTCTGACTAGTGCATATGGAAATGAAATATACGAATGTAAAGTCAAGAATGAAGATATAGGTATTCCGTTCAAAAACCTAGTATCTAAGTATATAGAAAAATATAATGCTGTTATTCTTGGAATTGCAAATAAAGATGTTTTATTAAACCCTGATAAAGACCATATAATAAATAAAGATGATACTATTATCTACATATCTAAAGAAAAATTATAA
- a CDS encoding pilus assembly FimT family protein, which produces MTLVELLITISLIMVISLIPIYKINIRDYKIDSFVRQLCSDIRYTRIKNMNYGNSAKIYYEKSEEGTTSYILKDFGKIKKKVRLPKNTDIYYSVEKIDFGLNGVIRHRGETIKIKDKINKKTKIITIVPISGRVLIKEGIYE; this is translated from the coding sequence GTGACTTTGGTAGAACTTTTGATAACCATAAGCTTAATTATGGTTATTTCATTAATACCTATATATAAAATAAATATAAGAGATTATAAAATAGATTCATTTGTAAGACAATTATGCTCTGATATACGATATACTAGAATAAAAAATATGAACTACGGTAATTCAGCTAAGATATATTATGAAAAATCAGAAGAGGGTACTACTTCATACATATTAAAGGATTTTGGAAAAATAAAGAAAAAAGTTCGACTTCCAAAAAATACAGACATATATTATAGTGTTGAAAAAATAGATTTTGGATTAAATGGAGTTATTAGACATAGAGGAGAGACTATAAAAATAAAAGATAAAATCAATAAAAAAACTAAAATCATAACTATAGTTCCAATTAGTGGTAGAGTTTTAATAAAAGAGGGTATATATGAATAA
- a CDS encoding PilW family protein — protein MNNKGVTLIELIISIGFISVLLMIIFNIFIFSTKVYNISHSNVEIQEQSQMIQSFIESNLYLSSGIDSVIDKNGNKLHVNEFYEKDIKEVRFNVDGQIRSIYHIYNKKKLFIKKNLNYNGYEFGDYIENIKIKNIDNGSGAEISLKLQKDSEVINTSFLIYFRNYYSE, from the coding sequence ATGAATAATAAAGGGGTAACACTTATAGAACTCATAATATCCATAGGTTTTATAAGTGTTTTGCTTATGATTATATTTAATATATTTATATTTAGCACCAAAGTATACAATATTTCGCATTCAAATGTTGAAATACAAGAACAATCTCAAATGATACAAAGCTTTATAGAGAGCAATTTATATTTATCATCTGGAATAGACAGTGTTATAGATAAAAATGGAAATAAGCTTCATGTAAATGAATTTTATGAAAAAGATATAAAAGAAGTAAGATTTAATGTAGATGGACAAATACGTAGCATATATCATATATATAATAAAAAGAAGCTTTTTATCAAAAAAAATCTAAACTACAATGGATATGAGTTTGGTGATTATATAGAAAATATAAAAATAAAGAATATAGACAATGGAAGTGGTGCAGAAATTTCATTAAAATTACAAAAGGATAGCGAAGTTATAAACACTAGTTTTTTAATTTATTTTAGAAAT